The DNA region CGTCGCGGAGGCCTACCCGGGCGCCCCGGCGCACAGCGTCCTGCTCGTACGCCCCGACGGCCATCTGGTCACCGCGCTCAGCGGGGTGCGTCCGGCGGAGCTGTACGCGGCGGCCGAGGCGGCGCTGGGCGAGGGTGCGCGGGGGCGGGCTTCGGAGGACGGGCCCTCGGGGGATCGGGCTTCGACGGCTCCGGGCGATCGGGCTCCGAGGACGCGGGGCGGGGTTGGGTCCCGGGCGGACGGCAGGGGGGCGGAGCCCCGTACGGGATCGGGTTCGGTTTCCGGTCCCGGTTCCGGCTCCGGCTATGTCTCCGGTGCCGGTTCCGTCTCCGGTGCCGGTCCCAGTTCCGGTTCCGTCTCCGGTCCTCCCGAGGCGTCCGGTGGCCCGCCCGAGCACCTGCCCGACTCCGTGCCCGGCACCCCCTCCCGTGCCCCGTCCAAGGCTCCGACCAGCACGAAGCGTGGCCCCAAGGAGCCCGGCGGTTCATCCTGAGACGACCGACCGACCGGATGCTGAACATGAGTTGACCGCCCCCCGGCCGCATGGTCTACTCCCGACCATGCCCGACACCGCTGTCCGCCTGTGGCGGAGGGTCCATATGGACCTCGTCCGCTATGCGGGCTGCGTGTGTCAGCCGTCCTGCTGAATTCGCCCTTCCTCCTTTCGCGCATGCCGTACGCCGGTGTGCGCTTCCGCGAACTCACTGGACGGATCCCATGTCTGCCTCCGTACCGGCTTCCGCTCCCGTACCGGCCCCTGCCTCCGTACCCGCAGCGCTGCCCACGGCCGCCCGCCCGACGGCCAAGCCCACCTCGGCCGAGCTCCTCGACTTCGTGCGCCGCGCCGCGGCCGACACCGACCTCATCGCCTCCCTGCCCCTGGACGCGGAGGGCCGCACCTGGGTGCGCCTCGAAGGCCCCCAGGGCAGCGAGGCCTGGCTGATCGGCTGGCCGCCCGGCACCGGCACCGGCTGGCACGACCACGCCGAGTCGGTCGGCTCCTTCACCACCGCCGCGGGCACTCTCAAGGAGAACTCGCTCGCCGCCCGCCTGCCCACCGACGGCTGGAAGACCCTGGAGCTCACCGAGGGCGTCGACCGCGAACGCCGCCTCGCCACCGGGCAGGGCCGCGCCTTCGGCCGCAACCACGTGCACGAGGTGCTGAACGAGTCCACGGACCAACACGCCATCTCCGTGCACGCCTACTACCCCCCACTCCCCCGGATCCGCCGCTACAGCCGCACGGGCGCCGTCCTGCGCCTGGAGCACGTCGAGCGGCCGGAGGACTGGCAGTGAGCGCGGCCCTGGAAGTGAACGGCGTCCCCGGAGTCCCCGTGGAGGAGCACCCCTCCGGCGGAGCCCAACCCCCGCTAGGCATCGACGAGTTGCTGGAACGGGTACGGCGCGGCCTCGACCGGGTCACCCCCGAGCAGGCGTACGGCATCGCGGGCTCGGGCGGGCTGCTCGTCGACACCCGGTACGCGGAGCTGCGCGAGCGGGACGGCCTGGTACCCGGCGCCCTCGTCGTCGAGCGCAACGAGCTGGAGTGGCGCCTGGACCCCCAGGGCAGCCATCGCGCCCCCGAGGCCACCCGTCACGACCTGCGGATCGTGGTGTTCTGCAACGAGGGCTACGCGTCGAGCCTCGCGGCCGCCTCCCTGCGACAGTTGGGGCTGCGGTACGCGACGGACCTCATCGGTGGCTTCCAGGCGTGGAAGGCGGCGGGGCTTCCGGTCGAGCAGGCCGAGCAAGGGGCATGAGTACCAAGGGGCATGAGTAAGGGGCGCCAGCCATGGCGGACACCCCTTACTCCCTCCTTTGCTCCTCCCTTTCGTACGCCGCTTACTCCCTGGCCGTCGCGAGCGTGACGGGGCGCGGCTTCAGGGCGGACCGGCCGGGCAGTGCCGTCGCCGTCAGGGCGAGCAGTCCCGCGACGCCGACCACGGCCGCAAGGACGAGGGGCAGGACGGCGGGCGCCGCGGCGCCGGTCATGCCGACGCTGAAGCCGGTCAGGACGGCGAGGGCGATCCCGCTGCCGAGCACGGTCGCGAGGAGCAGGACGGCGAGTGCCTCGGTGCGCAGCATCCGCAGGACCTGGCGGCGCGTCGCACCGGCGAGGCGCAGGAGCGCGAACTCCCGGGCGCGTTCGGAGATCGACATCGCGAACGTGTTGACGACGGCGATCGCGGTGAAGGCCAGGATCAGACCCATGGCCACGTGGTTCACCTCGGCGTTCGCCTGCCCGTGCTCGGACTGGAGGGCGCCGACCACGGAAGGTGATTGAACGCGCACGTTCGGGAACTTCGCGAGGGCCGTCGCGAGTTGATCCTTCGTACGGTCGGTCGTGACGAGGACCGTGGCGGCGAGCGGGTTGTCGACGTGGCGGGCGACCAGTTCGTGGGCCATGGTCAGATCACCGAAGCCGAGCCCACGTGCGTAGACGGCGGTGACCCTCAGGGTCGTCGGGGTGCCGTCGCCGAGCGTGAGCTTGAGGCTGCTGCCCGGCCGCACGCCGAGCTGGTCGGCGGCGACCTCGCTGAGGGCGACGTCGCCCGCGCCGAAGGACGTCAGCGAGCCCGCGGTGACGTCCGGGTCCCAGGTGCGCCCGAGACCCGCCGGGGTCACGCCCTGCGCCGGGTACTTGTCGAGTCCGACGCGGACGGTCGTGCGGACGACCTCGGTGACGGCGTCGACGCCCGCTGCTGTCCGCAGCCGGCTCGCGGCCTGCCCCGGCACGCCCGGCCCCCGCGCGGTCAGGACCCAGTCCGCGCGGACGCCCTCGCGGGCCTGGGCGGTCGCGGCGGCGTCGAGCGTGGGCTGGACGAACAGGACGGTGCAGGTCATGCCGATGAGCAGGACGAGGGGGGTGACGGCGGCGGCCATGCGGGCGGCGTTGCCACGCAGGTTGGCGTGCGCGAGGCGGCCGCCGGGGCCGGTCAGGCGCAGCGGGAGGGAGAGGAGGGCGGCTGCCGCCTTCACGGTGAGCGGACCGAGCAGGGCGACGGAGGTGGCGAGGACGACAACGGCCAGGAGGGTGACGGGAGTCGAGACGGCCTCGGTGCGCAGGCTGCCGAGGACGACGACGAGGACGATCCCTGCGGTGAGGAGGGCGAGACCTGCCCCGATGCGGGCCCGGGACGGCCTGGCGGGCTCGACGCGGGCCTCGGCGAGGGCTTCGCCCGGGCGGATCCGCGCGATGCGGCGCGCGGAGAGACGGGCGGCGGCCCAGGCGCCCAGGAGCGTGGCGGCGACGGCGGCGAGCAGCGGGAAGGGACTGACGACGCGGTCGAGGGTGGCGGGGACGGCGCCGCGCGACACGAACTCGTCGTACAGCAGCCCGCCGAGCGGGATTCCGGCGAGCGCGCCGAGCACTCCCCCGGCCGCTCCGACAATGAGCGCCTCACGGCCGAGGAGACGGCGGATCTGTCGGGGGCTCGCGGCGATGGCGCGCAGCAGGGCCAGTTCGCGGTGGCGCTGCTGGATGGAGAGCGCGAAGGTGCCGACGACCACGAGGACGGCGACGAGCAGCGAGGTGCCGCCCATCGCACCGCCGATGCTGACCAGCCGCACGCGGGCGCCCGCGGCGTCGAGGAACTCGACCGGCCCTCGGCCGCCACCGGTGTTGACCTGCGCGGTCGTACCGCTGAGCGCCTTCTTGACGGCTGCCTTGAGCTGGTCGACGGAGGTACCGTCAGCCGGTACGACGCCCACGGCCGTGACCTGGCCCGGGTGGGCGGCGAGCCGCTGGGCCTCCTCGGCGGAGAAGAACAGCGCGGTCTGGTGCGCGAGCGCGCCGCCGCTGTCTTTTCGGCCGGGGGTCGCGATGCCCGTGACGCGGTACGTGCGCGGGGCTTGCGTCGACTGCACGGTGAGTCGGTCGCCGGGCCCGATCCCGGCGCGGTCGGCGAGGCCGCGGTCGATGACGAGGTCGGTGTCAGCGCGCGGGGCCCGGCCGTCGGTGAGCCGGAAGGGTGTGAGGGCGGCCGACGACCAGGCGTGGCCGTACGCGGGGCGGCTCGCGTCGCGCGCCCCGGCGGATGTCAACGGCTCGGCCAGGAAGGTCAGTTCGGGCACCACCTCGGCGGCCCCGGGGACGCCCTTGAGCCGTTGTGTGACGCTGTCCGGCAACCAGGCCCGCTCGGCGATGGGCTTGGCCTTGTGCTTGACCTTGGTCTTGCCCTTCTTGTGCTTGACCGTCGTCTGGTGGACGTTCTGGTCCGCGGAGACGATCACTGGTGCGGCGGCGTAACGCTCGGTGCGGATGGTGCCGCGCAGGCCTGTCTCCAGGAGCGTGCCGCAGGCCGTGATGAGCGCGGCGGCGCACATCAACGCGACGAACGCGCCCAGGAATCCGCCTTTGCGGTCCCGGATCGCCTGGAGTGCGTAGCTCAGCATCATGGCGTCTCGGGACCTTTTCGGTTGTCGGCGGCCTCGTCGGCCATCGGGGTCGGGAAGGCGAGGAAGCGGGTGAGTACGGTGCGCGCGCCGGGCGGGGTGTCGGCGTCGGGGCGCTTGTAGCGGTTGAGGAGCGCGATGTACTCCTCGAAGAACTCGCGGAGTTCGGTCACCGTCAGCCGCATCGTGCCGCGTGAGTACGGGAAGGCGTCGGCCCATTCGCCCGCATCCGCGAGGTCGGTCTCCCGCTGGAGCTGGGCGAAGAGTTCGAGGTCGGCGGCGTACGCGTGGTGGTTCAGCTCGTCCATGGCGAGCCGCGTCTCGGCACTCTGGCGGCTGCGGGGCGGGAAGCGCCGGTCGCCCGGGACGAGGCGCCACCACCGCTCCCGCCCGTGCCCGGGGCCCGGCGTCTCCTCGACGAAGCCGTACCGCTCCAGTTCACGCAAGTGGTAGCTGGTGGCCCCGGTGTTCAGCCCGAGGGCGCGGGCCAGCGTCGCGGAGGTAGCGGGACCGTGCACGGTGAGGTGCTGCAGGATCTGCTGCCGCCGGGGCTGCGCGAGCGCCTTGAGGACCCGGAGGTCGTCGAGTTCCTGGGGCACGGGCGGGAGGTGATCGCTCGCGAGGGTGTCACATGCTGACGCCTCGACGGGAGTGCGGCTCTCCGTCGCCTCGGCGGGTGTGCCGTCCTGGGAGGCACTGCCCTCGCCGAGCACGGCGTCGTCGGTGGTGCTCTCGTCCTGGGCCATGCGTACACAGTCGCCTGTGCACAGATCTCTGTGCACTGAGGCACCCAGGCATGTTCAGGGTGGGGACAGCCCCACCGTCCGGCCCGACCCGGGCCCGGGGTCGGTACGCCTCGTGCCCCACCATCCGGCCTGGCCCGGACCCGGGGTCAGTACGCCTCGTGCCCCACCATCCGGCCTGGCCCGGACCCGGGGTCAGTAGGCCTCGTACCCCAGGTCCTCCGTGTCCTCCCCCTCTTCTTCCAGGGCCTGTCGCACGACGCGGAGCGCCATGCCCTCCGCGTACCCCTTGCGGGCGAGCATGCTGGCGAGGCGGCGGAGTCTCTTGTCCCGGTCGAGGCCGCGGGTGGAGCGGAGCTTGCGGGCGACGAGCTCGCGGGCGGTGGCTTCTTCCTGGTCCGCGTCGAGTTGCCCGACGGCCTCGTCGATCACGGCCGAGTCCACGCCCTTGGTGCGCAACTCCCGCGCGAGCGCCCGCCGCGCCAGGCCCCGGCCGTGGTGCCTGGACTCGACCCAGGCGTCCGCGAAGGCCTCGTCGTTGATGAGGCCGACCTCTTCGAAGCGGGACAGCACTTCCTCCGCCACGTCGTCGGGGATCTCCCGCTTGCGCAACGCGTCAGCGAGCTGTCTGCGCGTGCGCGGGGTCCCGGTGAGCAGGCGCAGGCAGATGGCCCTTGCCCGCTCAGCCGGGTCCCCCGTGGGCGGTTCCCCGTCCTCGGCCCTCGACGAGGACGGGGAACCGCTGTCCTGTGAGCCGCCGAGGCCGCCGCGCGCCCGACGGCCACCGGCGCGACCGCCCCTGCCGCCGCGCCGACCGCCTCCCTCGTCGTCGCCCGGGAGCCCCGGGGGGACATCGGCCGAGGCGGGGCCGTCCGGGCCGACGGCCTCGGGGCGGCTTCGCTCCGCGGGGTCGACGCGGTCCGCCCAGTCGGTTCGTCGCGTCATGGCCTAGCTCTTGGCCGCAGCGGCCTTGGACTTGGTGGCCTTGACCGCGGGCGCGGGCACGGTCTTGGCGGCGTCGCCCTCCGCGGGGGCCGCGGTGACGGCGGCGTCCGCGCCGGGCTCCGCCGGAGTCTCCGGGCGGACACCGACGCCCAGCTTCTCCTTGATCTTCTTCTCGATCTCGTTGGCGAGGTCGGGGTTGTCCTTGAGGAAGTTGCGAGCGTTCTCCTTGCCCTGGCCGAGCTGGTCGCCCTCGTACGTGTACCAGGCGCCGGCCTTGCGGACGAAGCCGTGCTCCACGCCCATGTCGATCAGGCCGCCCTCGCGGCTGATGCCCTGGCCGTAGAGGATGTCGAACTCGGCCTGCTTGAAGGGAGGCGCGACCTTGTTCTTGACGACCTTGACGCGGGTGCGGTTGCCCACCGCGTCCGTGCCGTCCTTGAGGGTCTCGATGCGGCGGATGTCCATGCGCACCGAGGCGTAGAACTTCAGCGCCCGGCCACCGGTCGTGGTCTCCGGGGAGCCGAACATCACACCGATCTTCTCGCGTAGCTGGTTGATGAAGATCGCGGTGGTCTTGGACTGGTTGAGCGCGCTGGTGATCTTCCGGAGCGCCTGGCTCATCAGACGGGCCTGCAGACCCACGTGCGAGTCACCCATCTCGCCTTCGATCTCCGCGCGCGGCACCAGGGCGGCGACGGAGTCGATGACGATCAGGTCGAGGGCACCGGAGCGGACGAGCATGTCCGTGATCTCCAGGGCCTGCTCGCCGTTGTCCGGCTGGGACAGGATGAGGTTGTCGATGTCGACGCCGAGCTTCTTGGCGTACTCCGGGTCGAGGGCGTGCTCGGCGTCCACGAAGGCCACCGCGCCACCGGCCCGCTGGGCGTTGGCGACGGCGTGCAGGGTGAGGGTCGTCTTACCGGAGGACTCCGGGCCGTACACCTCCACCACGCGGCCGCGGGGGATGCCGCCGACGCCGAGTGCGACGTCGAGTGCGGTCGACCCGGTGGGGATGACCTCGATGGGCTCGTTCGGCCGCTCGCCCATGCGCATCACTGCGCCCTTGCCGAATTGCCGTTCAATCTGTGCGAGCGCGGCGTCGAGCGCCTTCTCGCGGTCGGTTCCTGCCATGGGTTCCACCCGATTTGCTTGAGTCGATCGCTTCACGTCAAAGACGCTAACGCCTGCCACTGACAATGCGCCCCGACGCCCGCCCGGCCTGTGGATAACTCCGGGCGATCCGCCCTCCTCGAGCCATCGGCACGGCCCGGGGATACCCCCGTGAACCCCCGGGAACGCGCCACCAGAACCCCTATATGAATGGATGTTCGATTTCGCTGTCAAGCGCACCACGCCGCCCCCATCGCCGAAGCACCGCTTGACATGCAGCCAATCGGCTGCCCATCATGAAAAGGCAGCCGATTGGCTGCATGATCGGGGGTGGCACACATGGACGCGGTGTTCAAGGCACTGGCCGATCCCAGCCGCCGTCGGCTGCTGGACCGGCTCCGGGACCGCAACGGACAGACCCTGCGAGAGCTGTGCACGGGGCTGGACATGGCCCGGCAGTCGGTCAGCAAGCACCTGGCCGTGCTGGAGGCGGCCGAGCTGGTGACCACGGTGCGACAGGGGCGGGAGAAGCTGCACTACTTGAACGCCGCTCCGATCAACGCCATCGCGGAGCGATGGATCAGCCAATTCGACCGCGAGCGGGTCAACGCGCTCGCGGACCTGAAGCGAGCACTGGAGCAACCTCCCATGGACAACAAGACCTTCGTCTACACGACGTACATCCGCACCACTCCCGAGCGGCTCTGGCAGGCCCTGACCGACCCGGCCTTCACCAGCCGCTACTGGGGCGTCAGCTTCCGGACCGACTGGGCCAAGGGCTCCCCCATGGCCTGGGCCGAGGCCGACGGCAGCGTCACCGAGCACCCCGAGCAGGTCGTCCTCGCCCACGAACCCCACAGCCGGCTGTCCTACACCTGGCACACCTTCACCCCGCAGTGGGCCGCGGCCAATGGCATCAGCGAGGAGACGCGCGCCCAGCTCGCCGCGGAGCGCCGTTCCCAGGTCACCTTCGACCTCGAGCCGCACGGCGATCAGGTCAAGCTGACCGTCACCCATGTGTTCGACCCCGAGGGCGCACTGCACTCGATGTGCAGCCAGGGCTGGCCGGCCATCCTCTCCAGCCTGAAGAGCCTGCTGGAGACGGGCGAACCGCTCGCCGACGCGCACGAGGGCTGAATCCGCAGGGCTGTCGGCAGCCTGTCGGTGATGACGGGCGAACCATCGCCGGGATGTCGGCAGCGGCTGCGACGGTGAACGCGTCGGTGTCGCCACCTGAGCGGCACCCGAGCGCAAGGAGCCTGCTTCCGCCGTGCCGTCGCCCTCCCGAGAACCCCGAGCACCGCAGGGCCCTCCGGTCACCCCGGAGCCCTCACTCCGTCCCTGGGACGTCCACGACCTGCCGCCCACCCCCCGGGCTGGCGCGGCCCGGCCGTGGGCCGCCAGTTGCGAGCTGGTGGACGCCGAGGAGGCCCTGGGGCTGACGTAGGCGGTCTGGCGTGGACGGTCCGTGGGCGGTCTGGCGTGGGCGCGCTCCGCTAAAGCCTGTTGCAGAAGGCTGTGAACTGGGCATTTTCTCAGTATGGCCGGGGTGTTGAGGGCTGAGGCGTTGTGGGTGGAGACGTTCACTGGGCTGCGGATGGGTGCTTTCCAGCGGCTGCTGAAGGTGGTTCGTGAACGGGGCGGCAACGGTACCGGGATGGGGCGCCCGTGGTGTCTGCCGTTGGATGAGCGGGTGCTGCTGGTGGCGGTGTACTACCGCACGAATCTGACAATGCGGCAGATGGCGCCGCTCTTCGGCGTTTCGCCCGCGACGGTCTGCCGGGTGATCCAGAAGCTCGGTCCGCTGCTGACGGTGGAGCCCGTCACCCGTCCCTCGGATGCGGTGGACCGGCTGTGGATCGTGGACGGCACGCTCATTCCGGTCCGCGACCGCACTGTTGCCGCTTCCTCGCGCAACTACAGGTTCTCGGCGAACGTGCAGGTCATCATTGATGCCGACACCCGCCTGGTGGTGGCCACCGCCCGGCCGGCCCCGGGCAACAAGGCCGATGCGCAGGTCTGGCGGAGTTCTGGGCTGGCCCGGCACTGCGACGGCGTCACCGTGCTGGGCGACGGCGCCTATGTGAACACCGGCCTGATCGTCCCGCACCGCAAACGCCAGCGACGGCCGCTCCTTTCGGGCGAGGAGGCCGACAACGCCGAACACCGCAGAGTCCGCGCCCGCATCGAGCACACCTTCGCCGCGATGAAGAACTACAAGATCCTCCGCGACTGCCGGCAACGGGGCCATGGCCTCCACCACGCTGTCCGAGCCGTCGCCCACATGCACAACCTCGCCCTGGCAACGTGATCAGAGCCATCACAGAACCGGCCCTGACCTGTCCGAACACAGCCTTCTGCAACAGGCTTTAAAGCCTGTCTGACAATTCCCGTCCAATCAGCGAGGTTCGGCTGAGTTGGCAATCGGGAGGTGCGCCGACCGTCCGGCGGGGATTACCGGGCAGGGCCTACGAACGGCGGGCCAGCAGATGGGCGTCGAGGAAGCCCCTTTCGGAGGCTGGATCGTGGAGCAACCGGGCGAAGGGAACGAGCCCGGCGTCGGCCAGCAGTTCGGCGAGGCGATCCGCCGGCCAGCTGTAGGCAGGTGCCACCTTGTGGTCGAAGCGGACCGGTTCTTGTTCGTCGGTCCCGAAGAAGGAGACCAGGAGCAGGCCATCCGGCGCCAGGACGCGTGCCTGCTCGGCGAGCAGCTCCGGCAGTTCTCCCGGAGGGGTGTGGATCATCGAGTAGTGGGCCAGTACGCCGCCGAGCGCGGCGTCCTCGATCGGCAGGGATTCCATCCGCGCCTCCTGGAAGCGCAGCGCCGGATGGGCCTGCCGGGCGTGGTCGATCATGCCGGGGGCGAGGTCGAGTCCGAAGGCGTCCAGGCCCAGTTCGTGCAGCATGGCTGTCAGATGTCCGGGACCGCACCCGACGTCCGCTGCCCGCGGGTTGCCCGTCGCGCGCACCAGTTCGGCGAAGGTGCCGATCATGGTCCGGGAGAAAGGCTGTGTCTCCAGCCGGTTTGCGAACAGCGATGCGTACAGCTCGACGACTCCGTCGTAGGCCGTCCTGGTCTCGTCCTGATGATTCACCACGGGCAGGACTCTATAGCCGGTCTGACTAATTGATCTTGTGGCAGGTCGAGGTGAGTTGACGGATGCGGCATGGGGGCGGATAGAGCCCCTTTTGCCCCAGGTGGACGGACGGGGCCGTCCGTGGCGTGATCACCGGCAGGTGGTCCACGGCGTGCTGTGGCGGCTACGGACCGGGGCTCCTTGGCGCGACCTGCCCGAGCGGTATGGGCCGTGGCAGACCGTCTACGAGCGGTTCGCCCGCTGGGAGGCCGATGGCACGTGGGCGAAGCTGCTGGAGCATGTCCAGGTCCATGATGACGCGGGGGGGGGCCGGGTGGAGTGGATCGTCGCCGTTGACTCCACGATCAACCGGGCCCAACAGCACGCCGCGGGCGCCCGTAAAAGGGGGACGCAGACAGGGACGAACTGGAAGATCCGGGCCGCTCGCAGGCGCATCAGGCACTCGGTCGGTCCCGGGGCGGGCTGACCATCAAGGTCCATCTCGCCGTCGACGGCCGGGGACTGCCGCTGTCGATCGTGCTCACACCCGGAAACGTCAACGACGCCACCGCGTTCGCCGTTGTCCTCGACGTGGTCCGCACCCCGCGCGTCGGCACGGGCCGCCCGCGCACGACACCGGACCGTGTGCTGGGTGACAAGGCCTACTGCAGCAGGGCCATCCGTCATCTGCTGAGGCGTCGGGGCATCGCCGCCACGATCCCCGAGCGCCGCGACCAGGTGGCCAACCGTCGACGCAGGGGGCGCTTCGGTGGCCGGCCACCCGCCTTTGACAGGGAGACCTATCGCGACCGCAACGTGGTCGAACGATGCTTCGCTCGCCTCAAGCCGTTCCGTGCGATCGCAACCAGGTTCGACAAGCTCGCGGACCGCGACCGCGCGGGAGTCGTCCTAGCCTCCCTGATTCTCTGGCTCCGCGAAACGGCCAGGTGATCATTTGCCAGACAGGCTCTAGCGCGGGTCGGGCGGCATCTCGTCCCCGGGCCCGGACACCAGGCGCCGCACGCGCGCGACAAGAGGCGATCCGCCACGGCGGTGGTGCCCGTGCACGCGCGGGTCGTCCATGACGTCGTACCGCTTCACGTACGCCCCCAGGAAGGCCTGCAGCGTCGCGACCGCCGGGATGGCGACCAGGGCTCCGACCGCGCCGAGGAGCGCCGTGCCCGCGATGACCGACCCGAAGGCGACCGCCGGGTGGATGTCCACGCTCTTGGCGGTGAGCTTGGGCTGCAGGACGTAGTTCTCGAACTGCTGGTAGATCACGACGAAGATCAGCACCCACAGCGCGTACCAGGGGTCCACGGTGAAGGCGATCAGCATCGGCAGGGCGCCCGCGAGATAGGTGCCGATCGTCGGGATGAACTGCGAGACCAGGCCGACCCACACCGCGAGCACGGGGGCGTAGGGCACTTCGAGGACCTGGAGCAGGATGTAGTGCGCGATCCCGGAGATCAGCGCCATCAGACCGCGGGAGTAGAGGTAGCCGCCGGTCTTGTTGACCGCGATCTCCCAGGCGCGCAGCACCTCGGCCTGCTTGGCGGGCGGCAGCACGGAGCACAGCGCGCGTCGCAGCCGCGGCCCGTCGGCGGCGAAGTAGAACGAGAACAGCAGGATCGTCAGGAGCTGGAAGAGCCCGCCGAGGACCTGCGCGGAGACGTCGAGAACGCCGCTCGCGCTGTTCTGCACGTACTTCCGCAGCCAGTCGGAGTGGATGAGGCTGTCCTGGACCTCGACCCGGGACAGGTCCGTGTCGAAGGTCATGTTGATCCAGCGGATGACCTTGTCCAGATAGTCGGGGAAGTCCTCGACCATGTCGACGATCTGGCCCGCGAGCATGGATCCCATCATGGTGATGAAGCCCGCACTCGCGATCATGACGCTCAGGAAGACGATGGCCGTGGCCAGGCCCCTGCGCAGTCCGCGGGCCGCCATCCAGCTCACGGCGGGCTCGACGGCGAGCGCCAGGAAGAACGCAATCAAGATATTGATCAACAGTCCGGTGAGCTGGTGGAAGGCCCAGCTGCCGAGCTGGAAACAGGCCACCAGAGCGAGCGCGAGCACCATGGCGCGCGGCAGCCAGCGCGGCATGCCGGTGCCACGGGCCTGCTCCGCCGAAGGGGGCTGGGCGGGCGGAGTGGTGCCGGGCAGTGCTGCCTCGGGGGTGACCTGTGCGGTCTCGTCTGTGGGTGCCACCGTGCCAGTCTCGCCCACGCCACGACCGTACGGCCGCCACCCCCGTGTCTAGCCGCTCTACGCGCGCGTGGAGTACGTCACCACGCGTGGAGTACGTCACCGCGCGGTGATACGTCACCACGCGCGGAGCGGGACCGAGGCAGGGAAGGGGCAGCCCTGTGTCAGCGGTTTTCAGCCGGTACGTTCATGGCCGAGCACACCGCCCGCCACACGTCCTTCGCCTCCCAGCCCGCGTCCAGCGCCTGGTGCACCGTGCGCCCGCCGAGC from Streptomyces flavofungini includes:
- a CDS encoding cysteine dioxygenase, translating into MSASVPASAPVPAPASVPAALPTAARPTAKPTSAELLDFVRRAAADTDLIASLPLDAEGRTWVRLEGPQGSEAWLIGWPPGTGTGWHDHAESVGSFTTAAGTLKENSLAARLPTDGWKTLELTEGVDRERRLATGQGRAFGRNHVHEVLNESTDQHAISVHAYYPPLPRIRRYSRTGAVLRLEHVERPEDWQ
- a CDS encoding rhodanese-like domain-containing protein translates to MNGVPGVPVEEHPSGGAQPPLGIDELLERVRRGLDRVTPEQAYGIAGSGGLLVDTRYAELRERDGLVPGALVVERNELEWRLDPQGSHRAPEATRHDLRIVVFCNEGYASSLAAASLRQLGLRYATDLIGGFQAWKAAGLPVEQAEQGA
- a CDS encoding FtsX-like permease family protein, translated to MMLSYALQAIRDRKGGFLGAFVALMCAAALITACGTLLETGLRGTIRTERYAAAPVIVSADQNVHQTTVKHKKGKTKVKHKAKPIAERAWLPDSVTQRLKGVPGAAEVVPELTFLAEPLTSAGARDASRPAYGHAWSSAALTPFRLTDGRAPRADTDLVIDRGLADRAGIGPGDRLTVQSTQAPRTYRVTGIATPGRKDSGGALAHQTALFFSAEEAQRLAAHPGQVTAVGVVPADGTSVDQLKAAVKKALSGTTAQVNTGGGRGPVEFLDAAGARVRLVSIGGAMGGTSLLVAVLVVVGTFALSIQQRHRELALLRAIAASPRQIRRLLGREALIVGAAGGVLGALAGIPLGGLLYDEFVSRGAVPATLDRVVSPFPLLAAVAATLLGAWAAARLSARRIARIRPGEALAEARVEPARPSRARIGAGLALLTAGIVLVVVLGSLRTEAVSTPVTLLAVVVLATSVALLGPLTVKAAAALLSLPLRLTGPGGRLAHANLRGNAARMAAAVTPLVLLIGMTCTVLFVQPTLDAAATAQAREGVRADWVLTARGPGVPGQAASRLRTAAGVDAVTEVVRTTVRVGLDKYPAQGVTPAGLGRTWDPDVTAGSLTSFGAGDVALSEVAADQLGVRPGSSLKLTLGDGTPTTLRVTAVYARGLGFGDLTMAHELVARHVDNPLAATVLVTTDRTKDQLATALAKFPNVRVQSPSVVGALQSEHGQANAEVNHVAMGLILAFTAIAVVNTFAMSISERAREFALLRLAGATRRQVLRMLRTEALAVLLLATVLGSGIALAVLTGFSVGMTGAAAPAVLPLVLAAVVGVAGLLALTATALPGRSALKPRPVTLATARE
- a CDS encoding helix-turn-helix domain-containing protein; the protein is MAQDESTTDDAVLGEGSASQDGTPAEATESRTPVEASACDTLASDHLPPVPQELDDLRVLKALAQPRRQQILQHLTVHGPATSATLARALGLNTGATSYHLRELERYGFVEETPGPGHGRERWWRLVPGDRRFPPRSRQSAETRLAMDELNHHAYAADLELFAQLQRETDLADAGEWADAFPYSRGTMRLTVTELREFFEEYIALLNRYKRPDADTPPGARTVLTRFLAFPTPMADEAADNRKGPETP
- the recX gene encoding recombination regulator RecX, whose translation is MTRRTDWADRVDPAERSRPEAVGPDGPASADVPPGLPGDDEGGGRRGGRGGRAGGRRARGGLGGSQDSGSPSSSRAEDGEPPTGDPAERARAICLRLLTGTPRTRRQLADALRKREIPDDVAEEVLSRFEEVGLINDEAFADAWVESRHHGRGLARRALARELRTKGVDSAVIDEAVGQLDADQEEATARELVARKLRSTRGLDRDKRLRRLASMLARKGYAEGMALRVVRQALEEEGEDTEDLGYEAY
- the recA gene encoding recombinase RecA encodes the protein MAGTDREKALDAALAQIERQFGKGAVMRMGERPNEPIEVIPTGSTALDVALGVGGIPRGRVVEVYGPESSGKTTLTLHAVANAQRAGGAVAFVDAEHALDPEYAKKLGVDIDNLILSQPDNGEQALEITDMLVRSGALDLIVIDSVAALVPRAEIEGEMGDSHVGLQARLMSQALRKITSALNQSKTTAIFINQLREKIGVMFGSPETTTGGRALKFYASVRMDIRRIETLKDGTDAVGNRTRVKVVKNKVAPPFKQAEFDILYGQGISREGGLIDMGVEHGFVRKAGAWYTYEGDQLGQGKENARNFLKDNPDLANEIEKKIKEKLGVGVRPETPAEPGADAAVTAAPAEGDAAKTVPAPAVKATKSKAAAAKS
- a CDS encoding ArsR/SmtB family transcription factor produces the protein MDAVFKALADPSRRRLLDRLRDRNGQTLRELCTGLDMARQSVSKHLAVLEAAELVTTVRQGREKLHYLNAAPINAIAERWISQFDRERVNALADLKRALEQPPMDNKTFVYTTYIRTTPERLWQALTDPAFTSRYWGVSFRTDWAKGSPMAWAEADGSVTEHPEQVVLAHEPHSRLSYTWHTFTPQWAAANGISEETRAQLAAERRSQVTFDLEPHGDQVKLTVTHVFDPEGALHSMCSQGWPAILSSLKSLLETGEPLADAHEG
- a CDS encoding transposase family protein, with the protein product MAGVLRAEALWVETFTGLRMGAFQRLLKVVRERGGNGTGMGRPWCLPLDERVLLVAVYYRTNLTMRQMAPLFGVSPATVCRVIQKLGPLLTVEPVTRPSDAVDRLWIVDGTLIPVRDRTVAASSRNYRFSANVQVIIDADTRLVVATARPAPGNKADAQVWRSSGLARHCDGVTVLGDGAYVNTGLIVPHRKRQRRPLLSGEEADNAEHRRVRARIEHTFAAMKNYKILRDCRQRGHGLHHAVRAVAHMHNLALAT
- a CDS encoding class I SAM-dependent methyltransferase, encoding MVNHQDETRTAYDGVVELYASLFANRLETQPFSRTMIGTFAELVRATGNPRAADVGCGPGHLTAMLHELGLDAFGLDLAPGMIDHARQAHPALRFQEARMESLPIEDAALGGVLAHYSMIHTPPGELPELLAEQARVLAPDGLLLVSFFGTDEQEPVRFDHKVAPAYSWPADRLAELLADAGLVPFARLLHDPASERGFLDAHLLARRS